One segment of Trichlorobacter ammonificans DNA contains the following:
- a CDS encoding response regulator transcription factor: MGRSAHRSGAESDRGVVMEQIRVLLVDDHKIMRDGLQSLLEQSGEITVIAQAASGQEAIRLFHELQPDLTIMDLTMPEMSGIEATRRIVAEQPEARVLALSMVMEQDCVLECLKAGAKGYLVKDCAADELLQAVCTVHKGGSYLCSRATTLVVHGMQAGRESEPSSCLTEREQEVLQLLADGFNTKEIAFKLEISTKTVETQRAAIMKKLDLYSIAELTKYALQQGLTDLNLPGKTL; the protein is encoded by the coding sequence ATGGGCCGGTCAGCACACCGTAGCGGTGCAGAGTCCGACAGGGGGGTGGTTATGGAGCAGATCAGGGTACTGCTGGTGGATGATCACAAGATCATGCGGGACGGGTTGCAGTCGCTCCTGGAGCAGTCCGGGGAGATTACCGTCATCGCCCAGGCGGCATCGGGGCAGGAGGCGATCCGGCTGTTCCATGAACTGCAGCCGGATTTGACCATCATGGATCTGACCATGCCGGAGATGAGCGGCATAGAGGCTACTCGCCGGATCGTTGCTGAGCAGCCGGAGGCCAGGGTTCTGGCCCTTTCGATGGTAATGGAGCAGGACTGTGTGCTGGAGTGTCTGAAGGCCGGAGCCAAGGGGTACCTGGTCAAGGACTGTGCCGCCGACGAGCTGCTGCAGGCGGTGTGCACTGTTCACAAGGGCGGCAGTTACCTCTGTTCCCGGGCCACCACGCTGGTGGTGCATGGCATGCAGGCCGGTCGGGAGTCTGAGCCGTCTTCCTGTCTGACCGAACGGGAACAGGAGGTGCTGCAACTGCTTGCCGACGGCTTCAACACCAAGGAAATCGCCTTCAAGCTGGAGATCAGCACCAAGACGGTGGAGACCCAGCGGGCCGCCATCATGAAAAAGCTGGACCTCTACAGCATTGCCGAACTGACCAAATACGCCCTGCAACAGGGGTTGACCGACCTGAACCTTCCCGGCAAGACCCTCTGA
- a CDS encoding methyl-accepting chemotaxis protein — protein MEWFNRLTVGVRLLTAFLIMAGLTAVVGGVGIWDIDRMNSMADQIYENELMGISYIKEANIHLVAMDRAQKNMLLASEAKERTAFRDRIEARRRLMQENIEKAKPLFYSEAGRQLMAKFSAAWDEYLPHGTRVTELALSEELQQSRSSVALSKGIGREKLDKVDDLMTELARLKEQNAQEFSAATTALYQKSRLFMILLSLGSIVFGIIFGILITRGLTRQLGGEPAYISDIAQQVANGDLTIRFATNDKPATGVYAAMKTMVAGLQELIAKTVDVSSGIASASHQLHATAEQIATGAEEVAAQAGTVATASEEMAATSNDIAQNCSMAAEASQQSTAAAQSGAVVVQETITGMELIAEHVRGTARTIATLGSRSEQIGNIVGTIEDIADQTNLLALNAAIEAARAGEQGRGFAVVADEVRALAERTTKATREIGEMIKAIQKETQEAVKAMESGVHEVEKGAASSQKSGQALQEILQRISEVSLQVSQIATAAEEQTATTSEVTTNVQQITDVVHQTASGAEETAAAASQLARQAQDLQALINRFKV, from the coding sequence ATGGAATGGTTCAACAGACTTACAGTAGGCGTACGACTATTGACGGCTTTCCTGATCATGGCCGGGCTGACCGCCGTTGTGGGCGGGGTCGGCATTTGGGATATCGACCGGATGAACAGCATGGCCGATCAGATTTATGAAAATGAGCTGATGGGAATCTCCTATATCAAGGAAGCCAATATTCATCTGGTGGCCATGGACCGGGCCCAGAAGAACATGCTGCTGGCCTCGGAGGCCAAGGAGCGCACTGCCTTCCGTGACCGGATCGAGGCCCGCCGCAGGCTGATGCAGGAGAATATTGAGAAGGCCAAGCCGCTGTTTTATTCCGAAGCCGGGCGCCAGCTTATGGCAAAGTTCAGTGCTGCCTGGGATGAGTACCTGCCCCACGGTACTCGGGTAACCGAACTGGCCCTCTCCGAAGAGCTTCAGCAGAGCCGCAGCTCGGTGGCCCTTTCTAAAGGCATTGGCCGTGAAAAGCTGGACAAGGTGGACGACCTGATGACCGAGCTTGCCAGGCTCAAAGAGCAGAATGCCCAGGAATTTTCTGCGGCCACCACCGCCCTGTATCAGAAAAGCCGCCTCTTCATGATCCTGCTCTCCCTGGGCAGCATCGTCTTCGGCATCATCTTCGGCATCCTGATCACCCGTGGGCTGACGCGGCAACTGGGGGGCGAACCTGCCTATATCTCCGATATCGCACAGCAGGTGGCAAACGGCGATCTGACCATCCGCTTTGCAACGAATGACAAGCCGGCGACCGGCGTCTATGCCGCCATGAAAACAATGGTGGCAGGCCTGCAGGAGCTGATCGCAAAGACCGTGGATGTGTCGTCCGGTATAGCCTCGGCATCCCATCAGTTGCATGCCACCGCCGAACAGATCGCCACCGGCGCCGAAGAGGTGGCGGCCCAGGCCGGCACCGTGGCCACGGCCAGTGAAGAGATGGCGGCAACCTCCAACGACATCGCCCAGAACTGCTCCATGGCGGCCGAAGCTTCCCAGCAATCCACTGCTGCTGCGCAGAGCGGCGCTGTGGTGGTGCAGGAAACCATCACCGGGATGGAACTGATCGCCGAGCATGTGCGGGGCACTGCCCGCACCATCGCCACCCTGGGCTCACGCTCGGAGCAGATCGGCAATATCGTCGGCACCATTGAGGATATCGCCGACCAGACCAATCTGCTGGCCCTGAATGCCGCCATCGAAGCGGCCCGGGCAGGGGAGCAGGGGCGCGGCTTTGCCGTGGTTGCCGATGAGGTGCGGGCCCTGGCGGAACGTACCACCAAGGCCACCCGTGAGATCGGTGAGATGATCAAGGCGATCCAGAAAGAGACCCAGGAAGCGGTCAAGGCAATGGAGTCGGGGGTCCACGAGGTTGAAAAGGGGGCTGCATCATCCCAGAAATCGGGCCAGGCGCTGCAGGAGATTCTGCAACGGATCAGCGAAGTGTCGCTGCAGGTCAGTCAGATAGCCACTGCCGCCGAGGAGCAGACCGCCACCACCAGCGAGGTGACCACCAATGTCCAGCAGATCACCGACGTGGTGCACCAGACCGCCAGCGGTGCCGAAGAAACGGCAGCGGCAGCCTCGCAGCTTGCCAGACAGGCTCAGGATTTACAGGCCCTGATCAACAGGTTCAAGGTCTGA
- a CDS encoding chemotaxis protein CheW, whose amino-acid sequence MTTDALTIRNGHAGDDSLLQLVSFELCNEEYGVEVLKVREIIRMPEITVLPNTPHYIEGIINLRGKVVPIIAMRKRFGLEAMAYDRNTRIMVMELAGGLTGFIVDAVTEVIRIHSSEVQPPPAMVSGNLDQEFITGVFNHANRLLIIMDVDQMVSNQEQALFHS is encoded by the coding sequence ATGACAACAGATGCACTCACGATACGTAACGGGCACGCCGGAGACGACAGCCTGCTCCAATTGGTTAGCTTTGAACTGTGCAACGAGGAGTATGGTGTGGAGGTGCTGAAGGTCCGGGAAATTATCAGGATGCCGGAAATTACGGTCTTGCCGAACACACCGCACTATATCGAGGGGATTATCAACCTGCGCGGCAAGGTGGTTCCGATCATCGCCATGCGCAAGCGGTTCGGCCTGGAAGCCATGGCCTATGACCGGAACACCCGGATCATGGTCATGGAGCTGGCCGGGGGGCTGACCGGCTTCATTGTGGACGCTGTCACGGAAGTGATCCGCATCCACAGCAGCGAAGTCCAGCCGCCGCCGGCCATGGTTTCGGGAAACCTGGACCAGGAATTCATCACCGGTGTTTTCAACCATGCCAACCGACTTTTGATCATCATGGATGTGGATCAGATGGTTTCAAACCAGGAACAGGCGCTGTTTCATAGCTGA
- the ispG gene encoding flavodoxin-dependent (E)-4-hydroxy-3-methylbut-2-enyl-diphosphate synthase, which produces MKRPTRQLHVGPVAVGGGAPCAVQSMCSTDTRNVDATLVQIRALADAGCEIVRCAVPDADAALALAAVKAHSPIPVIADIHFDYKLALKVLEGGIDGLRLNPGNIGEQWKVAEVVKSAAERKVPIRIGVNAGSLEKHLLEKYGHPTAEAMVESALGHVRILEDLGYQEIKISLKASDVPKTVEAYRLLSRQVDYPLHIGITEAGTIFSGTIKSSVGLGILLYDGIGDTLRVSLTGDPVDEVRVGYEILKSLGLRQRGVNFVSCPTCGRCQINLIGVAEEVERRLQAVDKQITVAVMGCAVNGPGEAREADVGVAGGKGEGLIFRKGEVVRKVPEDRLADALLEEIEKL; this is translated from the coding sequence ATGAAACGACCAACCAGACAACTCCATGTCGGCCCGGTGGCGGTGGGTGGGGGCGCACCCTGCGCCGTCCAGTCCATGTGCTCCACCGATACCCGTAATGTCGATGCCACCCTCGTTCAGATTCGCGCCCTGGCCGATGCCGGTTGCGAGATCGTCCGCTGTGCCGTGCCGGATGCCGATGCCGCCCTCGCCCTGGCTGCAGTCAAAGCCCACAGCCCGATTCCGGTCATCGCTGATATTCATTTCGATTACAAGTTGGCCCTCAAGGTGCTGGAGGGAGGGATCGACGGCCTGCGGCTGAACCCCGGCAACATCGGCGAGCAGTGGAAGGTGGCCGAGGTGGTAAAGAGCGCTGCCGAACGCAAGGTGCCGATTCGCATCGGTGTCAACGCCGGCTCCCTGGAAAAGCATCTGCTGGAGAAGTATGGCCATCCCACGGCGGAAGCCATGGTGGAATCAGCCCTGGGCCATGTGCGCATCCTGGAAGACCTGGGGTACCAGGAGATCAAAATTTCCCTCAAAGCTTCGGATGTACCGAAGACCGTCGAAGCCTACCGCCTGCTTTCCCGACAGGTTGACTATCCCCTGCATATCGGCATTACCGAGGCCGGAACCATCTTTTCCGGTACCATCAAGTCATCGGTGGGGCTGGGCATTCTGCTCTACGACGGTATCGGCGATACCCTGCGGGTGTCACTGACCGGCGACCCGGTGGACGAGGTGCGGGTGGGGTATGAAATCCTGAAATCACTGGGGTTGCGCCAGCGGGGAGTGAATTTCGTCTCCTGTCCCACCTGCGGCCGCTGCCAGATCAACCTGATCGGCGTGGCGGAAGAGGTGGAACGCCGCCTGCAGGCGGTGGACAAGCAGATCACCGTGGCGGTGATGGGCTGTGCCGTCAACGGACCAGGCGAGGCCCGTGAGGCGGATGTGGGGGTTGCCGGCGGTAAGGGGGAAGGACTGATCTTCCGCAAGGGGGAAGTGGTTCGCAAGGTACCGGAAGACCGGCTTGCCGATGCGCTGCTGGAAGAGATCGAAAAACTGTAG
- a CDS encoding proline--tRNA ligase gives MLYSQFFIPTLKETPADAEVISHQLMLRAGMIRKLAAGIYTYLPLGLRSIRKFEQIVREEMNRAGAIELLMPAVQPAELWIESKRWSQYGKELLRFHDRKDAEFCMGPTHEEVITDIARREVKSYRQMPVNFYQIQTKFRDEIRPRFGLMRGREFIMKDAYSFDVDSAAADHSYEKMYDAYNRIFERCGLNFRAVEADTGSIGGSASHEFMVLASSGEDAIVSCNACRYAANVEKAEGRRGEAAAPGAAAVAKVHTPDTKTIAEVATFLGLPESATSKTLLLSDGDGKFVMALVRGDHELNELKLKNKLGWDDIRMATDEEILRFTGSPPGFLGPIGLKEPLTVVADYALLQMTNLVTGANEVDQHLTGVNPGRDFTPDQYADIRLIGAGDPCPRCEGGTLEVWRGIEVGHVFKLGTKYSGALQATYLDQEGKEQVIFMGCYGIGIGRTVAAAIEQNHDENGIIFPLPIAPFHCSVVAINAQKDEAVMAAARDIHDRLEAAGVEVLLDDRDERPGVKFKDHDLIGIPLRINVGGKNLADGKVEFKLRSGGEMLLLTPDEAVERVIADVRAALGGGK, from the coding sequence ATGCTTTATAGTCAGTTTTTTATTCCGACACTCAAAGAAACGCCGGCCGATGCCGAGGTGATCTCCCACCAGTTGATGCTGCGGGCCGGCATGATCCGCAAGCTGGCTGCCGGTATCTACACCTATCTGCCGCTGGGACTGCGCTCCATCCGCAAGTTCGAACAGATTGTGCGGGAGGAGATGAACCGGGCCGGCGCCATCGAGCTGTTGATGCCGGCGGTACAGCCGGCGGAGCTCTGGATCGAGTCCAAACGCTGGTCCCAGTACGGCAAGGAACTGCTCCGCTTTCACGACCGCAAGGATGCCGAATTCTGCATGGGACCGACCCATGAAGAGGTGATCACCGACATCGCCCGGCGGGAAGTGAAGAGCTACCGCCAGATGCCGGTGAACTTCTACCAGATCCAGACCAAGTTCCGGGACGAGATCCGTCCCCGCTTCGGACTCATGCGCGGGCGGGAGTTCATCATGAAGGACGCGTACTCCTTTGACGTGGACTCCGCCGCTGCCGACCACTCCTACGAGAAAATGTATGACGCCTACAACCGGATTTTCGAGCGCTGCGGCCTCAATTTCCGGGCTGTGGAGGCTGACACCGGCTCCATCGGCGGTTCCGCTTCCCACGAGTTCATGGTGCTGGCCTCTTCAGGCGAGGATGCCATTGTTTCCTGCAACGCCTGCCGCTACGCCGCCAACGTGGAAAAGGCGGAGGGGCGCAGGGGGGAGGCCGCGGCACCGGGCGCTGCGGCGGTGGCGAAGGTACATACGCCGGATACAAAGACCATTGCCGAGGTGGCGACGTTCCTGGGACTGCCGGAGTCGGCCACTTCCAAGACCCTGCTGCTGTCCGACGGTGACGGGAAGTTCGTGATGGCCCTGGTGCGGGGGGACCACGAGCTGAACGAGCTGAAGCTGAAAAACAAACTGGGCTGGGATGATATCCGCATGGCCACGGACGAGGAGATTCTCCGCTTCACCGGCTCTCCTCCCGGTTTCCTGGGGCCTATCGGTCTGAAGGAGCCGCTGACCGTGGTGGCGGACTATGCCCTGCTGCAGATGACCAACCTGGTGACCGGCGCCAACGAGGTTGACCAGCACCTGACCGGTGTCAATCCGGGGCGGGACTTCACCCCGGACCAGTACGCCGACATCCGCCTGATCGGCGCCGGCGACCCGTGTCCCCGCTGCGAGGGGGGAACCCTCGAAGTCTGGCGCGGTATCGAGGTGGGTCACGTCTTTAAACTGGGCACCAAGTATTCCGGCGCCCTGCAGGCCACCTATCTTGACCAGGAAGGGAAGGAGCAGGTCATTTTCATGGGCTGCTACGGCATCGGCATCGGCCGTACCGTGGCCGCGGCCATTGAGCAGAACCACGATGAAAACGGCATCATCTTCCCGCTGCCGATCGCGCCGTTCCACTGCTCGGTGGTGGCGATCAACGCCCAGAAGGACGAGGCGGTGATGGCTGCTGCCCGGGATATCCATGACCGTCTTGAGGCTGCCGGGGTGGAGGTGCTGCTGGACGACCGGGACGAGCGCCCCGGCGTCAAGTTCAAGGACCACGATCTGATCGGCATTCCGCTCAGGATCAACGTCGGCGGCAAGAATCTGGCCGACGGCAAGGTGGAGTTCAAGCTGCGCAGCGGCGGCGAGATGCTGCTGCTCACGCCGGACGAAGCGGTGGAACGGGTGATCGCCGACGTTCGCGCTGCCCTGGGAGGTGGAAAGTGA
- a CDS encoding phenylacetate--CoA ligase family protein, which translates to MSRDELEQLQLERLQATLNRAYKNVRCYQNKFNALGIVPEDITSLGDLAKLPFTTKEDLRVNYPYGMFAVPLREVVRIHSSSGTTGKPTVVGYTRNDLKYWAGLVARFMTAAGVTPDDVIQITFGYGMFTGAFGLHYGSEAIGAAVIPMGGGNTEKQLMIMQDYRSTVLVGTPSYALTLAERMEKLGIDPKSLSLKVGLFGGEPWSEAMRTEIEQRLCISATDNYGLSEVIGPGVAGECPFKCGMHIAEDAFIAEIIDPETGEVLPPGSVGELVLTTLAKEAFPMIRYRTRDITSLVYEPCACGRTTVRMKKTMGRSDDMLIIKGVNVFPSQIEEVLFAIEGCEPHYQLVVERRGTTDVLEVDIEVTENIFFDEMKKQRAFLEQVEKRIESVIGVGVSVKLVEPGSIQRFEGKAQRVIDKRTL; encoded by the coding sequence ATGAGCCGGGACGAGCTGGAGCAGCTCCAGCTTGAGCGGTTGCAGGCCACCCTCAACCGGGCCTACAAGAACGTCCGCTGCTATCAGAACAAGTTCAACGCACTGGGGATCGTGCCGGAGGATATCACGTCGCTTGGCGACCTGGCCAAGCTTCCCTTCACGACCAAAGAGGATCTGCGGGTCAACTATCCCTACGGCATGTTCGCCGTGCCGCTGCGGGAGGTGGTACGTATCCATTCCTCCTCCGGCACCACCGGCAAGCCGACGGTGGTGGGGTACACCAGAAACGACCTGAAATACTGGGCCGGGCTGGTGGCCCGCTTCATGACCGCCGCCGGGGTCACCCCTGACGACGTGATCCAGATCACCTTCGGCTACGGCATGTTCACCGGCGCCTTCGGGCTGCACTACGGCTCCGAGGCCATCGGCGCCGCCGTCATCCCCATGGGGGGCGGCAATACCGAAAAACAGTTGATGATCATGCAGGACTACAGGTCCACCGTGCTGGTGGGGACCCCCAGCTACGCCCTGACCCTGGCGGAACGGATGGAGAAGCTGGGAATCGACCCGAAAAGCCTCTCCCTCAAGGTGGGACTCTTCGGTGGCGAGCCGTGGTCCGAGGCGATGCGGACGGAGATCGAACAGCGGCTCTGCATCAGTGCCACCGACAACTACGGGCTTTCCGAGGTGATCGGCCCCGGTGTCGCCGGCGAGTGTCCGTTCAAGTGCGGCATGCATATCGCCGAAGATGCCTTCATCGCCGAGATCATTGATCCGGAAACCGGTGAAGTGCTGCCGCCGGGCAGCGTGGGGGAGCTGGTGCTGACCACCCTTGCCAAGGAAGCCTTTCCGATGATCCGCTACCGTACCCGCGACATCACCAGCCTGGTGTATGAGCCCTGCGCCTGCGGCCGCACCACGGTGCGGATGAAGAAGACCATGGGACGCAGCGACGATATGCTGATCATCAAGGGGGTCAACGTCTTCCCCTCCCAGATCGAGGAGGTGCTCTTCGCCATCGAGGGGTGCGAACCCCACTACCAACTGGTGGTGGAACGGCGTGGCACCACCGACGTGCTGGAGGTGGATATCGAGGTGACGGAGAACATCTTCTTCGATGAAATGAAAAAACAGCGTGCGTTTCTGGAGCAGGTTGAAAAGCGGATCGAATCGGTCATCGGCGTCGGTGTCAGCGTCAAGCTGGTGGAACCGGGCAGCATCCAGCGCTTTGAAGGAAAGGCGCAGCGGGTGATCGACAAGCGCACACTCTGA
- a CDS encoding nucleoside deaminase, with product MTDTDYLQAALEEARQGLAEGGIPIGAVLVHQGTIIGRGHNRRVQQGSAILHGEMDALENAGRQSARVYRESVLYTTLSPCPMCSGAILLYGIPRVVIGENRTFMGDEELLRSRGVAVTVEQNEECIRLMSDFIATRPELWNEDIGV from the coding sequence ATGACAGACACTGACTATCTGCAGGCAGCATTGGAGGAGGCACGCCAGGGACTGGCCGAAGGTGGCATCCCCATCGGCGCGGTGCTCGTCCACCAGGGAACAATCATCGGCCGCGGCCATAACCGCCGGGTCCAGCAGGGCAGCGCCATCCTGCACGGCGAGATGGATGCGCTGGAAAACGCCGGTCGGCAATCTGCCCGGGTCTACCGGGAGTCGGTCCTCTATACCACCCTGTCCCCCTGCCCCATGTGCAGCGGAGCCATTCTGCTGTACGGCATCCCCCGTGTGGTGATCGGCGAAAACCGCACTTTCATGGGCGACGAGGAACTGCTGCGCTCCCGCGGGGTAGCGGTGACCGTTGAGCAGAACGAGGAGTGCATCCGCCTGATGAGCGATTTTATCGCTACACGGCCGGAACTATGGAATGAAGATATCGGCGTCTGA
- the amrS gene encoding AmmeMemoRadiSam system radical SAM enzyme, with protein MKRATLFQPAAGTAAQCLVCRHRCTIATGKRGLCRVRENRDAALWSLVYGLLVAQGSDPMEKKPLYHVLPGSHTWSVASVGCNFRCLHCQNAEIAAYDDTGSGRFPGQPVPPEETLRQALAHGCRSISYTYTEPTVWLEYALDTARLAVEAGLWNFFVTNGYITSQALDLLAPVLHGANIDLKGFTEEFYRRVCGAKLSETLDGIRDYRRRGIWLEITTLVIPGENDDDEQLNGIARFIAEELGPDTPWHVSRFFPRHRMLNHPPTPESSLERALEAGDRAGLRYLYVGNVNGGREHTRCPSCGATVIGRSGYRITSLNLRDGSCGRCGAAIPGLWG; from the coding sequence ATGAAAAGAGCCACCCTGTTTCAGCCGGCCGCGGGAACCGCTGCGCAGTGTCTCGTCTGTCGCCATCGCTGTACCATTGCCACCGGTAAGCGCGGTCTCTGCCGGGTGCGGGAAAACCGCGACGCTGCGCTCTGGTCGTTGGTGTACGGGCTGCTGGTGGCCCAGGGAAGCGACCCGATGGAAAAAAAACCGCTCTACCATGTGCTGCCCGGTTCGCACACCTGGTCGGTGGCATCGGTGGGTTGCAATTTCCGCTGCCTGCACTGCCAGAATGCCGAGATCGCCGCCTACGACGACACCGGCAGCGGCCGTTTTCCCGGACAACCGGTTCCGCCGGAGGAGACCCTGCGCCAGGCCCTGGCCCACGGCTGTCGCTCCATTTCCTACACCTACACCGAGCCCACGGTCTGGCTGGAGTATGCCCTGGACACCGCCCGCCTGGCCGTGGAGGCCGGACTCTGGAATTTCTTCGTCACCAATGGCTACATCACCTCCCAGGCCCTGGATCTGCTGGCTCCGGTGCTGCACGGCGCCAATATCGACCTGAAGGGGTTCACGGAAGAATTCTACCGCAGGGTCTGCGGTGCGAAACTTTCGGAAACCCTTGACGGCATCCGCGACTACCGCCGCCGGGGGATCTGGCTTGAAATCACCACTCTGGTCATACCGGGTGAAAACGACGATGACGAACAGTTGAACGGCATCGCCCGTTTCATTGCCGAAGAGCTGGGGCCGGACACCCCCTGGCACGTTTCGCGTTTTTTTCCCCGCCATCGCATGCTCAACCATCCGCCCACGCCGGAATCATCCCTGGAGCGGGCGTTGGAAGCCGGCGACCGGGCCGGGCTCCGTTACCTCTACGTGGGGAACGTGAACGGCGGGCGGGAGCATACCCGCTGCCCCTCCTGCGGCGCCACGGTCATCGGTCGCAGCGGCTACCGGATCACCTCCCTCAACCTGCGGGACGGCTCCTGCGGCAGGTGCGGTGCCGCCATTCCCGGTCTCTGGGGATGA
- a CDS encoding glutathionylspermidine synthase family protein, which produces MERRTGPPRLQWQQIVESQGMSYHTIDGEPYWDETVCYRFDNAEIDLLETATNELHQRCIEAAQHIIDKDLFGRLGIPPHAVPLIVDSWDRDEPSLYGRFDLAYDGRTPPKLLEYNADTPTALLEASVIQWYWLQDRQPEADQFNSMHEKLIASWRDMGISSHLHFSCVADAPEDFGNLEYLRDTAIQAGLSTSYLAISDIGYDEISGRYVDLDDTPMECLFKLYPWEWLVNEYFGRKIATARMRLIEPAWKMLFSNKGLLAVLWQLFEGHQNLLPASFEQGAFRDNYVTKPLLSREGENVTIYRNGQVHAVEGSYGTGGIVYQQLAPIPCIDGSYPVIGSWVIGGEAAGIGIREDRTLVTTNASRFVPHYFT; this is translated from the coding sequence ATGGAACGCCGCACCGGCCCGCCGCGCCTGCAATGGCAGCAGATCGTTGAATCCCAGGGTATGAGCTACCATACCATTGACGGCGAACCGTACTGGGATGAAACCGTCTGCTACCGCTTTGACAATGCAGAGATCGACCTGCTGGAGACCGCCACCAACGAACTTCACCAGCGCTGCATTGAAGCGGCCCAGCATATCATCGACAAGGATCTGTTCGGCAGGCTGGGCATTCCCCCCCATGCGGTGCCGCTGATCGTCGATTCCTGGGACCGGGACGAGCCGTCGCTGTACGGTCGCTTCGACCTGGCCTACGACGGTCGCACCCCGCCCAAACTGCTGGAGTACAACGCCGATACCCCCACGGCACTGCTGGAGGCTTCCGTGATCCAGTGGTACTGGCTGCAGGACCGCCAACCCGAGGCTGACCAGTTCAACTCCATGCACGAAAAGCTGATCGCTAGCTGGCGGGATATGGGGATCAGTTCACACCTGCACTTTTCCTGTGTGGCAGATGCGCCGGAGGATTTCGGCAACCTGGAGTACCTGCGGGATACCGCCATCCAGGCCGGCCTGAGCACTTCGTACCTGGCCATCAGCGATATCGGTTATGACGAAATATCGGGGCGCTACGTTGACCTTGACGACACTCCCATGGAGTGCCTATTCAAACTCTACCCCTGGGAATGGTTGGTCAACGAGTATTTCGGCAGAAAGATCGCCACTGCCCGGATGCGATTGATCGAACCGGCCTGGAAGATGCTTTTTTCCAACAAAGGGCTCCTGGCGGTACTCTGGCAGTTGTTCGAGGGGCACCAGAACCTGCTGCCCGCCTCCTTTGAGCAGGGAGCATTCCGGGATAACTACGTTACCAAGCCGCTGCTGTCCCGCGAAGGGGAGAACGTCACCATCTACCGCAACGGCCAGGTGCATGCGGTGGAGGGAAGCTACGGCACCGGCGGAATCGTCTATCAGCAGTTGGCGCCGATACCCTGTATTGACGGCAGCTACCCGGTGATCGGCTCCTGGGTGATCGGCGGCGAAGCCGCCGGCATCGGTATTCGTGAGGATCGCACCCTCGTAACCACCAATGCCAGCCGCTTTGTGCCGCACTATTTTACCTGA
- a CDS encoding DUF350 domain-containing protein: MNGTLLDSVQGLVDFAAYFLAALVYLLVFCVIYCKVTPYDELKMVREGKLAPAISFGGAFIGFILPLQSAISHSVNFVDMLIWALIAMLVQILVFSLVRLFFRDLVRQIEENQVAAATLLALFALAIGVLNAASMTY; the protein is encoded by the coding sequence ATGAACGGAACGCTGCTTGACTCGGTGCAGGGACTGGTTGACTTTGCCGCCTATTTTCTGGCTGCGCTGGTGTATCTCCTGGTCTTCTGCGTCATCTACTGCAAGGTGACCCCCTACGATGAACTGAAGATGGTGCGGGAAGGGAAGCTGGCCCCGGCCATCAGCTTCGGCGGCGCGTTCATCGGGTTTATTCTGCCGTTGCAGAGCGCCATCAGCCACAGTGTCAATTTTGTCGATATGCTGATCTGGGCGTTGATCGCCATGCTGGTGCAGATCCTGGTCTTTTCGCTGGTGCGCCTGTTCTTCAGAGACCTGGTGCGGCAGATCGAGGAAAATCAGGTGGCCGCAGCAACCCTGCTGGCTCTGTTCGCCCTTGCCATCGGCGTATTGAACGCAGCCAGCATGACGTACTGA